The following are encoded in a window of Brevibacillus sp. DP1.3A genomic DNA:
- a CDS encoding MarR family winged helix-turn-helix transcriptional regulator: protein MELFNLTGFLLHRTDMKMTNYFKKRLKQFEITPEQWGILSVMEGERAITQKELSDAIDRDQTTVVRMIYSLEKKGIVIRTLNDADKRSHNLLLSDKGMELKSKLLPVVTEAHNHVTQNLTDVEIAELHALLDKLYQVVKDE from the coding sequence ATGGAATTATTCAATCTGACTGGATTTCTTCTTCACCGTACAGATATGAAAATGACGAACTATTTTAAGAAGAGGTTAAAACAATTTGAGATCACGCCAGAGCAATGGGGAATTCTTAGTGTAATGGAAGGAGAAAGAGCGATAACACAAAAAGAACTTTCAGATGCTATTGACCGCGATCAAACCACAGTCGTCAGAATGATTTACTCGCTTGAAAAAAAGGGAATCGTCATTCGCACTTTAAATGACGCGGATAAACGCTCTCATAACTTGTTGCTGAGTGACAAAGGGATGGAGCTAAAATCAAAGCTTCTACCCGTTGTTACCGAAGCGCATAACCATGTAACGCAAAACCTTACCGATGTAGAGATTGCAGAATTGCATGCATTGCTCGACAAACTATACCAAGTAGTAAAAGATGAATAA
- a CDS encoding sigma-54-dependent Fis family transcriptional regulator — protein MYKNRMNARETFLSAGQVKADVPVSISESWSRSLSYKIDPNLRKTPEVLNQMDVHILQESSLLYHAYQSIIPKIQSFIHTKYSIMLADHKARLLHVNADHQLMELLTSFNAVPGGVWSEELCGTTAFGTTLVAGQPVVIHDAQHFCESWQNISCAGVPIFHPITKQVIGVLDLTSFAEDFPAHALVLTQTVAKSMEMEIFNQLQIHRLYLENTFLEKELSITNDLLVAIDLEGQIVRSNDPTTSDQQEWCNRFDWQRFFQSCQEQSDLSLLSTIVPAERPLPFSPDPATGRLQLVYYKNRMIGALIQMRRQPARSAKIVEIADNPSQNRGLAIKGTTKEMVGESPQWLGLLQKLDKVAGRNMSVLLIGESGTGKEVLSQYIHDHSLRRHKPFVAVNCAAFAHDLVASELFGYAPGTFTGGLKEGKVGLFEVADGGTLFLDEIAELPLPIQAMLLRVLQEKQVTRIGEYKARPLDIRIVAASNKDLKRMADAGQFRLDLYYRLNSIELKVPPLRERKEDIVPMAEHFLGAHRHGSFAYRLMPDTMDALRLYDWPGNVRELKNAIEHAVVFADDDRIFPWHIPDMIQESTGTTEDSKRLLQPTPLDDERTQIVDALNDSRYNYTKAAKLLGISRGTLYNKMKKYEIT, from the coding sequence ATGTACAAAAATCGGATGAATGCCAGAGAGACGTTTCTCTCTGCTGGACAAGTGAAGGCTGATGTTCCCGTCAGTATTTCAGAGTCGTGGAGCAGGAGCCTGTCCTATAAAATAGATCCGAATTTGCGAAAAACGCCTGAAGTACTCAACCAAATGGATGTCCACATACTACAGGAATCCAGCTTGTTATACCATGCATATCAATCGATTATCCCAAAGATCCAATCTTTCATTCATACAAAATACTCCATCATGCTTGCAGATCATAAAGCGAGATTACTCCATGTCAATGCCGACCACCAATTGATGGAGCTGTTAACCAGCTTCAATGCAGTTCCAGGCGGAGTGTGGAGCGAGGAGCTATGCGGAACGACTGCGTTCGGCACCACCCTCGTGGCGGGGCAGCCAGTCGTCATCCATGATGCACAACACTTTTGTGAGAGCTGGCAAAACATTTCCTGCGCGGGTGTGCCGATTTTTCATCCGATCACGAAACAGGTGATTGGCGTATTGGATTTGACGAGCTTTGCAGAAGACTTTCCTGCCCATGCCTTGGTCTTAACACAAACGGTTGCGAAAAGCATGGAGATGGAGATTTTCAATCAGCTTCAAATTCATCGGCTGTATCTCGAAAATACGTTTTTAGAAAAAGAGCTGTCCATTACCAATGATTTACTGGTGGCCATTGATTTGGAGGGGCAGATCGTACGGAGCAATGATCCGACTACGAGCGACCAGCAGGAGTGGTGTAACAGATTCGACTGGCAGCGCTTCTTCCAATCTTGTCAGGAGCAATCCGACCTTTCCTTGTTATCCACAATCGTTCCGGCTGAGCGGCCTTTGCCTTTTTCTCCCGATCCTGCTACAGGCAGACTTCAGCTCGTGTACTACAAAAATCGGATGATCGGTGCGCTTATTCAAATGCGCCGCCAACCTGCGCGTTCTGCGAAAATCGTTGAAATTGCTGACAATCCATCCCAAAACCGTGGACTGGCTATCAAGGGAACTACGAAAGAAATGGTGGGAGAGTCACCACAGTGGCTTGGTTTGCTGCAAAAATTGGACAAGGTCGCTGGGCGTAATATGTCTGTGCTCTTAATCGGGGAAAGCGGAACAGGGAAAGAAGTACTATCCCAGTACATTCACGACCATAGCTTGCGAAGACATAAGCCTTTTGTTGCGGTAAACTGCGCCGCTTTTGCCCATGATCTGGTCGCGAGCGAATTGTTTGGCTATGCGCCGGGGACGTTTACGGGCGGCTTGAAGGAAGGGAAAGTGGGGCTGTTTGAAGTTGCGGACGGGGGCACCTTGTTCCTGGATGAAATCGCGGAGCTCCCACTGCCGATTCAGGCGATGCTGCTGCGCGTATTGCAGGAGAAGCAAGTGACCCGCATCGGAGAATACAAGGCTCGTCCTTTGGACATTCGGATCGTTGCTGCCAGCAATAAGGATCTGAAAAGAATGGCTGACGCCGGACAATTCCGTTTGGATCTCTACTACCGATTGAATTCGATAGAACTAAAAGTCCCACCACTGCGCGAGCGAAAAGAAGACATCGTCCCGATGGCCGAACACTTTTTGGGCGCTCACAGACACGGATCATTTGCATACCGCTTAATGCCCGATACGATGGACGCACTGCGATTGTACGATTGGCCAGGAAATGTCCGTGAGCTGAAAAATGCGATCGAGCATGCTGTCGTCTTTGCAGATGATGACCGGATCTTCCCATGGCATATACCGGATATGATCCAAGAGTCAACAGGGACAACGGAAGACAGCAAACGGCTTTTGCAGCCCACGCCGCTAGATGATGAACGTACGCAAATCGTGGATGCATTGAACGACAGCCGCTATAACTACACAAAGGCAGCGAAGCTGCTGGGGATTTCCCGGGGCACGTTGTACAATAAAATGAAAAAATATGAGATTACGTAG
- a CDS encoding NAD(P)-dependent alcohol dehydrogenase has protein sequence MQMKAAVTHSKGEEFRIETIQLDEPKSGEVLIRVVASGICHTDMIARDQEYPVPLPAVLGHEGAGVVEKVGEGVTYVQPGDHVVLGFAHCGKCHYCLSGRPYVCERFFELNFLGNMEDGTKRHHCEEKGLSNFFGQSSFGTYTIVNERNLVKVDKDVDLALLGPLGCGIQTGSGTVINRLKPEAGSSIAVFGAGAVGLSAIMAANAIGCGTIIAVDVHDNRLELAKELGATHVINARNVDPVEKIKKIANGGVNYAAETAGRPGVLRQAVDALTFCGVVAQIGAPPLGTDEKIDTNDLLLLNKTITGVVEGACVPRIFIPQLINLYKQGKFPMDKLVKFYRFDEINQAVADSHSGKTIKAIIKMD, from the coding sequence ATGCAAATGAAAGCTGCTGTTACTCACTCAAAAGGTGAAGAATTTCGTATTGAAACAATTCAACTCGATGAACCTAAGAGCGGAGAAGTTCTGATTCGCGTCGTAGCTTCTGGAATTTGCCACACAGATATGATTGCGCGAGATCAAGAATATCCTGTTCCGCTTCCTGCCGTTCTGGGCCATGAAGGTGCGGGAGTAGTTGAAAAGGTAGGCGAGGGTGTTACTTATGTACAGCCTGGCGATCATGTGGTGCTCGGTTTTGCCCATTGCGGAAAATGCCACTATTGCTTGAGCGGACGCCCGTATGTATGTGAAAGATTTTTCGAGCTGAACTTCCTTGGCAATATGGAAGATGGGACAAAAAGACATCACTGCGAAGAGAAAGGATTGTCCAACTTCTTCGGTCAGTCCTCTTTTGGAACGTACACGATTGTAAATGAGCGCAATCTGGTGAAAGTAGACAAAGATGTGGATTTGGCTCTTTTGGGACCGCTTGGTTGCGGTATTCAAACAGGTAGTGGCACGGTCATAAACAGGCTGAAGCCAGAGGCAGGATCAAGCATTGCCGTGTTTGGTGCAGGAGCGGTTGGGCTTAGCGCGATCATGGCTGCGAATGCAATCGGCTGCGGCACGATCATTGCGGTCGATGTGCATGATAATCGTCTTGAGCTGGCAAAAGAACTGGGTGCGACCCATGTCATTAATGCGCGAAACGTTGATCCGGTAGAAAAGATCAAGAAGATTGCCAATGGCGGCGTAAACTATGCAGCAGAAACTGCTGGTCGACCAGGCGTGTTGCGTCAAGCTGTCGATGCACTCACATTCTGCGGAGTCGTAGCGCAAATCGGGGCACCTCCACTCGGAACCGATGAGAAAATCGATACGAACGACTTGCTCTTGCTCAACAAAACTATTACGGGCGTGGTAGAAGGGGCTTGCGTACCGCGCATTTTCATTCCGCAGCTGATCAATTTGTACAAGCAAGGGAAATTCCCGATGGACAAGCTGGTAAAATTCTATCGTTTCGATGAAATCAACCAAGCGGTAGCCGATTCTCATAGCGGTAAAACAATCAAAGCAATCATCAAGATGGACTAA
- a CDS encoding DoxX family protein, whose translation MILIVLQVIVAIFFMFTGTKIISGKMANEFDRFGLPPIFNFLTGFIEIISSIGLIIGIWFSIAALLSGLLLGVTMLVAAFILLVIARDPFPKAIPALLLSFLSFLISTYHF comes from the coding sequence ATGATCTTAATCGTTTTGCAAGTCATTGTTGCGATCTTCTTTATGTTTACAGGTACAAAAATTATTTCCGGTAAAATGGCGAATGAGTTTGATCGATTTGGACTCCCTCCCATCTTTAACTTCTTAACTGGCTTTATTGAAATCATCAGTTCCATTGGCTTGATTATTGGAATATGGTTTTCGATCGCTGCGTTACTATCAGGATTACTTTTAGGCGTGACCATGTTGGTAGCTGCCTTCATCCTACTCGTGATTGCTAGAGATCCTTTTCCGAAAGCAATACCGGCGCTTCTTCTTTCCTTTCTGTCCTTTTTAATCTCAACGTATCATTTTTAG
- a CDS encoding carbohydrate ABC transporter permease, producing MDTQKPIVMTTKQVVPEGKKSFQISKEGRFIFLCLLPALLFVSVFTYYPLVRGIIMSFQNYTLFDLMNIQFIGLDNFVNVLTSPDFPRVAMNSFYWVFFSLVFQLLFGFMLALLMRKKFRGRGIYQAFVFFPWAMSGFLIGLIWRWMFNAQFGVINDLLLKTGLIDAPISFLADGAWAMAAVIIANIWYGVAFFAIMILAALQSIPEELYEAAAMDGAGRIQQFWRVTLPYIMPTMLVTILLRVIWILNFPDIIYAMTNGAPAGSTHIFATYMIDKVIFGQDYGQASAVGVIIVLILMLFTIFYVKATKVEKGGDF from the coding sequence TTGGACACACAAAAACCCATCGTCATGACGACGAAGCAGGTTGTGCCGGAAGGGAAGAAATCGTTCCAGATCTCCAAAGAAGGTCGCTTTATATTTTTGTGCTTGTTGCCCGCCCTTTTGTTTGTTTCGGTCTTTACGTATTATCCACTCGTGCGTGGAATCATCATGTCTTTTCAGAACTACACGCTCTTTGACTTGATGAATATTCAGTTCATCGGGCTGGACAACTTTGTGAACGTATTGACAAGCCCAGACTTCCCGCGAGTTGCCATGAACAGCTTTTACTGGGTGTTTTTCTCCCTTGTCTTTCAATTGCTGTTTGGCTTCATGCTGGCCCTCTTGATGCGTAAAAAATTTCGCGGGAGAGGGATTTATCAGGCATTTGTCTTTTTCCCGTGGGCGATGTCCGGCTTTCTGATTGGGTTGATTTGGCGGTGGATGTTCAATGCCCAGTTTGGCGTCATTAACGATTTGCTCTTGAAAACGGGCCTGATTGATGCGCCGATCTCCTTTTTGGCGGATGGCGCTTGGGCGATGGCTGCTGTCATTATCGCGAATATATGGTATGGCGTCGCGTTTTTTGCCATCATGATCCTGGCAGCCCTGCAATCGATTCCTGAGGAGCTGTACGAAGCAGCAGCGATGGACGGAGCGGGACGGATTCAGCAGTTTTGGAGAGTGACGCTGCCGTATATCATGCCTACGATGCTGGTGACGATCCTGTTGCGGGTGATCTGGATTCTCAACTTCCCGGACATTATTTACGCGATGACAAATGGAGCTCCTGCAGGCTCCACGCATATATTCGCTACCTACATGATCGATAAAGTCATCTTTGGACAAGACTACGGGCAAGCCTCGGCAGTGGGTGTCATCATCGTGCTGATTTTGATGTTATTCACGATCTTTTACGTGAAAGCGACCAAAGTAGAGAAGGGAGGGGACTTCTGA
- a CDS encoding serine hydrolase: protein MDHASVSALEAFVQQFMEKEKVPGLSVGISRDGETIYQKGFGVTDLETNQSVTPETIFGIASVTKSVTAAAIMQLVAEGKLTVDDSIRSYLPDLQVKGDIHTDKITIHHLLSHTSGVPPLLRREELTRLPEHIAYLNEVQFVPLGAPGEYISYSNDMFLLLGAIIERVTGQRYRTSVTERLLAPLEMNRSTYNLEEVARFSDVSVPYVKGEEQQLKKVPWPTLGNYEVGGGIRSNVVDLLKYGQLYINAGRYKEKQVADGASLRAMWQPVYRLTKDAWYGYALKTTPNYAGITLVEHGGGQPGVSSNFGFVPEKGLVVTVLSNLENVPIRGVWLAAVNAALGLPLAHKEDEAPLYTPTREELEKLVGTYASGEGGRLRLFLRDEAPVAEVAGMEYELRASSHDTLIDVQNGQPLRFFFKEQQQAWAVLMGLRMLCRNENKS from the coding sequence ATGGACCACGCAAGCGTTTCAGCTCTAGAAGCATTTGTGCAGCAGTTTATGGAGAAGGAAAAGGTGCCGGGCCTCTCCGTTGGTATCTCCCGGGATGGTGAGACCATCTATCAAAAAGGCTTTGGTGTCACCGATCTGGAGACGAACCAGTCAGTAACACCCGAGACCATTTTCGGTATTGCTTCGGTTACCAAATCAGTTACGGCTGCTGCCATCATGCAGCTAGTGGCAGAAGGCAAGCTGACAGTTGACGACTCAATTCGCAGCTATTTGCCTGATTTACAAGTAAAGGGGGACATACATACTGACAAAATCACAATTCACCATTTGCTCTCTCACACTTCAGGTGTTCCACCGCTGCTGCGCCGTGAAGAACTAACGAGACTCCCCGAGCATATTGCCTATTTGAACGAAGTCCAATTTGTCCCCCTTGGTGCGCCGGGGGAGTATATCAGTTACAGTAATGACATGTTTCTCCTGCTAGGAGCTATTATCGAGCGTGTCACTGGGCAGCGCTACCGTACCTCTGTAACAGAACGCCTGCTAGCGCCGCTCGAAATGAATCGCTCGACCTATAACCTGGAAGAAGTCGCTCGCTTTTCCGATGTCTCCGTCCCTTATGTAAAAGGGGAGGAGCAGCAACTAAAAAAGGTGCCGTGGCCCACGCTTGGCAATTATGAAGTGGGGGGAGGCATTCGCTCCAATGTCGTTGATTTGCTGAAATACGGTCAGCTCTATATCAATGCCGGTCGCTATAAAGAGAAGCAGGTAGCAGATGGAGCCTCGCTTAGAGCCATGTGGCAGCCGGTTTATCGACTGACAAAAGACGCCTGGTATGGCTATGCGCTCAAAACAACCCCCAATTATGCAGGAATAACGCTAGTTGAGCATGGGGGCGGTCAGCCAGGGGTGTCGTCGAACTTCGGGTTTGTACCAGAAAAAGGTCTAGTCGTCACCGTTCTTTCCAACCTGGAAAACGTGCCGATCCGGGGCGTATGGCTGGCTGCTGTGAATGCTGCCCTTGGTTTGCCGCTTGCACACAAAGAAGACGAAGCTCCGCTCTATACGCCAACGAGAGAAGAGCTAGAGAAGCTCGTCGGGACGTACGCGTCAGGGGAAGGCGGAAGATTGCGACTCTTCCTTCGAGACGAAGCTCCTGTTGCAGAGGTAGCTGGTATGGAGTACGAGTTACGGGCCAGCAGCCACGATACGCTGATCGATGTACAAAACGGTCAACCGCTCCGCTTCTTTTTCAAAGAACAGCAGCAAGCATGGGCAGTCCTCATGGGGCTGAGAATGCTTTGTAGGAATGAAAACAAGTCCTAG
- a CDS encoding phosphotransferase family protein, with translation MTTQAYIQHIQATYPELTITSAYFNEMGQNNDVLIVNDAYVFRFPKYTAGIEQLKVETNILRTVKSYLSLPIPAPIYLSFAEELPGKVFAGYPLLEGEPFTREAFQAASRQNSVPTVAAQLAQFLHELHQLPVSSLLPELIPGDFDMAKQLTELYEQIVSQLFPAMREQAKKDVAERFESYLADPAHFDFQPCLTHGDFGTGNILYSPAKQRITGIIDFGGSGVGDPAYDLAGLCASYGEPFLQHFTPVYPQLEQVMTRMRFYRSTFALEEALFGLEKDDETAYQAGMRDYI, from the coding sequence ATGACAACGCAAGCGTATATCCAACACATTCAAGCAACGTATCCAGAATTGACCATCACTTCCGCCTACTTTAACGAAATGGGTCAAAACAATGATGTGCTCATTGTCAATGACGCGTACGTGTTTCGCTTCCCGAAATATACCGCCGGAATCGAGCAACTGAAGGTCGAAACGAACATTTTACGTACGGTAAAATCATATCTCTCCCTGCCGATTCCAGCTCCGATCTATTTGTCCTTTGCTGAGGAACTACCTGGGAAGGTGTTTGCCGGATATCCGCTACTCGAAGGTGAGCCTTTTACCCGAGAAGCTTTTCAAGCAGCCTCTCGTCAAAACTCGGTACCGACTGTCGCTGCCCAGCTGGCACAATTTCTTCATGAACTACACCAGCTTCCCGTCTCCTCCTTGCTCCCGGAGCTTATCCCTGGCGATTTTGACATGGCCAAGCAGTTGACTGAGCTGTATGAACAGATTGTATCGCAATTGTTCCCAGCCATGCGTGAGCAAGCGAAAAAGGATGTAGCAGAGCGGTTCGAATCGTATCTGGCTGACCCTGCCCACTTTGATTTTCAGCCTTGCTTGACTCACGGAGATTTCGGCACAGGGAATATCTTGTACTCCCCGGCAAAACAACGCATCACAGGCATCATCGACTTTGGCGGCTCGGGTGTGGGCGATCCGGCATACGACCTCGCAGGACTCTGCGCAAGCTACGGGGAACCGTTTTTGCAGCATTTCACTCCGGTGTACCCCCAGCTTGAGCAGGTGATGACAAGGATGAGATTTTACCGCAGTACATTTGCCTTGGAGGAAGCGCTGTTCGGTTTGGAAAAAGATGATGAGACAGCGTACCAAGCCGGCATGCGGGACTACATCTAG
- a CDS encoding carbohydrate ABC transporter permease — translation MHREHLGWRTGRAIVLTLFLAFAIFPLYWIIITSLKGQKEIFSLPIQYWPEQVTLINYLEIFQISHFQVYIWNSFLVSLVASAMVVFISMLGGYVLARFSFQGKRQVMFGFLVTQMIPMFIGMAPLYMMMSKMHILNSLFSLMLIYTVMLIPFCTIIMSGFFQRIPNALEEAAMMDGCSRLSALFRVIVPIMLPGIAATFIFAFVQCWNELIMAVLFIDEESVKTIPVAMNAFIKKYDIEWGAMSAATVLSVIPTMLLFAFCQKYLVEGLTQGAVKG, via the coding sequence ATGCACCGTGAACATCTAGGGTGGAGGACTGGTAGAGCGATTGTATTGACCTTGTTTCTTGCGTTCGCGATTTTCCCGCTGTATTGGATTATCATTACGTCGCTCAAAGGTCAAAAGGAAATCTTTTCGCTCCCGATTCAATATTGGCCGGAACAGGTGACACTGATCAACTACTTGGAGATCTTTCAGATTTCCCACTTTCAGGTATATATCTGGAACAGCTTTCTCGTTTCCTTGGTCGCTTCGGCTATGGTCGTGTTCATCTCGATGCTCGGCGGTTACGTGTTGGCCCGCTTTTCGTTTCAAGGGAAGCGGCAGGTGATGTTCGGATTTCTCGTCACCCAAATGATCCCGATGTTCATTGGCATGGCGCCGTTGTACATGATGATGTCCAAGATGCACATCTTAAACAGCCTGTTTTCGTTGATGCTCATCTACACGGTCATGCTGATTCCATTTTGTACGATCATCATGTCTGGCTTTTTTCAACGGATACCCAACGCCTTGGAGGAAGCAGCGATGATGGACGGCTGTTCCCGGTTGAGCGCCCTGTTTCGCGTCATCGTGCCGATCATGCTCCCCGGAATTGCGGCCACGTTTATTTTCGCCTTTGTGCAATGCTGGAACGAGCTGATTATGGCAGTTCTGTTCATTGATGAAGAGTCGGTCAAAACGATTCCCGTCGCGATGAATGCCTTCATCAAAAAGTACGATATCGAGTGGGGAGCGATGTCGGCAGCTACGGTGCTGTCAGTCATCCCGACGATGCTGCTGTTTGCCTTTTGCCAAAAGTACTTGGTGGAAGGGCTCACGCAGGGTGCCGTAAAAGGCTAG
- a CDS encoding sugar ABC transporter substrate-binding protein has translation MGFRSWISVALQLTMATALLVGCSQPTATPDSASSSGTNGVTLKMVESITSPQRTALLKEMLAQFEAKNPGIKVDLISPPFEGADQKITQMLMAKEELDVLEVREFNAKQFSMNGFIENLKPYTDKWQNYDQLTDVAKRRATWVDKTPYYIPNGLYQRVLYYRTDWFKEAGIEVPKTWDELLVAAKKLTDPAKNRYGYSFRGGATGWDYALITMWAYNGTEVDPDSAFFMKDGRTLFSTPQSLEAMQYYKQLYKEASPKDSVSWGFQEMVQGFVAGSTAMLIQDPDVIDGAKEKMQEGTWATAPIPIGPSGVAQQVVGGPGWGMASYSKHKEEAWKLIEFLSDPEQSTHFAKKTSTIPVVKSAAEDEFYKSGYFQPFIEMSQQPTKFLDVSRPVDYKGWGAWQSTADKDIQSFLLDQLTAEDLLKKWDQYWTKEKDERK, from the coding sequence ATGGGATTTCGTTCCTGGATTTCTGTGGCGCTCCAATTAACGATGGCGACAGCATTGCTTGTAGGCTGTAGTCAGCCGACGGCCACTCCTGACTCAGCATCGTCGTCAGGTACGAATGGCGTCACGCTAAAAATGGTCGAGAGCATTACTAGCCCACAACGAACTGCGCTGTTAAAAGAAATGCTAGCCCAGTTTGAAGCGAAGAATCCGGGGATCAAAGTCGATCTGATTTCACCTCCATTTGAAGGAGCGGATCAGAAGATCACACAGATGCTGATGGCAAAAGAAGAGCTGGACGTACTAGAGGTTCGCGAATTTAATGCCAAGCAGTTTTCGATGAACGGCTTTATTGAAAATTTGAAGCCCTACACAGACAAATGGCAGAATTACGATCAGCTGACCGATGTCGCCAAACGTCGAGCCACTTGGGTGGACAAAACTCCTTATTACATTCCGAATGGACTATACCAGCGCGTCTTGTATTATCGGACGGATTGGTTTAAGGAAGCAGGGATCGAGGTGCCGAAGACGTGGGATGAGCTCTTGGTCGCAGCTAAAAAGCTGACGGACCCAGCCAAAAACCGCTACGGGTACAGCTTCCGGGGAGGTGCGACTGGGTGGGATTATGCGTTGATCACCATGTGGGCCTATAACGGGACAGAGGTCGACCCTGACTCAGCCTTTTTCATGAAGGATGGACGCACGCTCTTCTCCACGCCACAATCACTGGAAGCGATGCAGTATTATAAACAGCTTTACAAGGAAGCCTCACCAAAAGATTCGGTGAGCTGGGGCTTTCAGGAGATGGTACAGGGCTTTGTAGCGGGTTCGACTGCCATGCTGATTCAAGACCCTGACGTCATCGATGGAGCCAAGGAGAAGATGCAGGAAGGGACGTGGGCGACCGCTCCGATTCCGATTGGTCCTTCAGGTGTCGCGCAACAAGTAGTCGGTGGACCAGGCTGGGGGATGGCTTCGTACTCGAAGCACAAGGAAGAGGCGTGGAAGCTGATTGAATTCCTCTCTGATCCTGAACAGAGCACTCATTTTGCGAAAAAGACTTCCACGATTCCTGTCGTGAAGAGCGCGGCAGAAGATGAGTTTTACAAGTCAGGTTACTTCCAGCCGTTTATTGAGATGAGCCAGCAGCCAACGAAGTTCCTCGATGTTTCACGTCCTGTGGATTACAAAGGCTGGGGAGCTTGGCAAAGCACGGCGGATAAAGATATTCAAAGCTTTTTGCTCGATCAGCTCACCGCAGAGGACCTGTTGAAAAAATGGGATCAATACTGGACGAAAGAAAAAGACGAGCGAAAGTAG
- a CDS encoding aldehyde dehydrogenase family protein, giving the protein MSNIFSEYTKQFIDGEWREGKSQNSYTNRNPYDQSELVSIKLATVEDVEQAYRSAKAAQKEWAKTNAYVRSGIIHNIAAVVEKNRELLVNILVSETGSTFAKANAEVDFVVGDIKEYASLPLRMKGEILPSFIPGKENRVYHLPVGVVGVISPFNFPLYLSIRAIIPALATGNGVVVKPDLQTYISGGLVIAKLLEEVGLPKGLFNVVVADIAEIGDAMIENPIPKVISFTGSSAAGRRIGEICGRNLKKASLELGGNNVMIVLEDADVEQAASAAVFGKFLHQGQVCMALNRIIVHRKIYDQFIDAFAKKASVIQAGNPADPNTFVGPLINERQVDKIQGLVDQSIEEGARVIKRGEVKGTLMEPVILADVTNDMATAKNEVFGPVANILPVDSEEEAIRIANETDFGLSGSLFTRDLEHGVEVALQIETGMMHINDQSINTEPNVPFGGEKSSGLGRHGSDWSLHEFTSPRWVSIQKETRPFPF; this is encoded by the coding sequence ATGAGCAACATTTTCAGCGAGTACACAAAACAATTCATTGATGGCGAATGGCGAGAAGGAAAGAGCCAGAATAGCTATACTAACCGCAACCCATACGATCAATCCGAGCTGGTGAGTATCAAGCTGGCTACGGTTGAAGATGTAGAGCAGGCGTACCGATCTGCAAAAGCAGCACAGAAAGAGTGGGCAAAAACGAATGCGTACGTTCGCTCTGGCATCATTCACAATATCGCAGCAGTGGTAGAAAAAAATCGTGAGCTGCTCGTGAATATTTTAGTCTCCGAGACAGGCAGCACATTTGCAAAAGCAAACGCGGAAGTTGATTTTGTGGTCGGCGATATCAAGGAATATGCTTCCTTGCCATTACGGATGAAAGGCGAAATATTGCCTTCCTTCATTCCGGGCAAAGAAAACCGCGTCTACCATCTGCCAGTTGGGGTAGTAGGTGTAATCAGTCCGTTTAACTTCCCACTGTATTTGTCTATCCGTGCCATCATCCCTGCTCTGGCTACTGGTAACGGCGTTGTGGTCAAGCCGGATCTGCAAACATACATCTCCGGTGGATTGGTCATTGCGAAGCTACTTGAAGAAGTTGGACTGCCAAAAGGCTTGTTTAACGTAGTCGTTGCAGATATTGCGGAAATCGGCGATGCCATGATCGAAAATCCGATTCCAAAAGTCATTTCCTTCACAGGCTCTTCCGCTGCTGGTCGTCGAATCGGCGAAATCTGCGGCAGAAACTTGAAGAAAGCTTCTTTGGAATTAGGCGGAAACAACGTGATGATCGTCCTGGAAGATGCAGATGTCGAGCAAGCAGCAAGTGCGGCTGTCTTCGGGAAATTCCTCCACCAAGGACAAGTTTGCATGGCGTTGAACCGCATTATCGTTCATCGCAAAATCTATGATCAATTTATTGACGCTTTCGCGAAAAAAGCTTCCGTCATCCAAGCGGGCAATCCAGCAGACCCGAATACCTTTGTCGGTCCGCTTATTAACGAAAGACAAGTGGATAAAATTCAAGGCTTGGTCGATCAATCAATCGAGGAAGGTGCGCGTGTCATCAAACGCGGTGAAGTAAAAGGCACACTGATGGAGCCAGTGATTCTGGCAGATGTCACGAATGATATGGCGACAGCAAAGAATGAAGTATTCGGTCCTGTTGCCAATATTTTGCCGGTGGATAGCGAAGAGGAAGCAATCCGCATCGCAAACGAAACAGATTTTGGCTTGAGCGGATCTTTGTTTACACGGGATTTGGAGCATGGCGTAGAAGTCGCTCTGCAAATCGAAACAGGTATGATGCATATCAACGATCAAAGTATCAATACCGAGCCGAACGTACCATTTGGCGGAGAAAAATCATCCGGCCTGGGACGCCATGGCAGCGACTGGTCTCTGCATGAGTTTACGTCTCCACGCTGGGTATCCATTCAGAAGGAAACTCGTCCATTTCCGTTTTAA